From a region of the uncultured Desulfatiglans sp. genome:
- a CDS encoding Glycosyl transferase: MKETQTYPTVSVIIRGHNRERYIGPAIESVLAQTYTDFDLLIWDDGSTDRTARIAIEYAKKDRRIRVAACEHRGAVKSLKAAVADTFGAYLCWVDSDDLLSPTALEETVAVLDEHPSVGMVYTDYQLIDAAGRIKGRGRRCRIPYSKDRLLLDFMTFHFRLMRRSVLEQVGGINEDFRCAEDYDLCLRLSEITEIHHIQKPLYQYRVHPRSISHEMRLEQVHWSREAISNALKRRGLAARFEVDLQIRERFSLRGRNLDE; encoded by the coding sequence ATGAAGGAAACGCAAACATATCCAACCGTGTCGGTGATCATCAGGGGACACAACCGGGAGCGATATATCGGTCCGGCCATCGAAAGCGTGCTTGCCCAGACCTATACGGATTTCGATCTGCTGATCTGGGACGACGGTTCGACCGACAGGACCGCCCGGATCGCCATTGAATACGCCAAAAAAGACAGGCGCATCCGTGTCGCAGCATGCGAGCATCGGGGGGCTGTCAAATCCTTGAAGGCCGCTGTGGCCGATACCTTCGGCGCTTACCTGTGTTGGGTGGACAGCGACGACCTCTTGTCTCCCACGGCATTGGAAGAAACGGTCGCGGTCCTGGACGAGCATCCTTCGGTGGGAATGGTCTATACCGATTACCAGCTCATTGACGCCGCCGGACGAATCAAGGGGCGCGGGCGACGGTGCCGCATTCCCTACAGCAAAGACCGGCTGCTTCTCGATTTCATGACTTTCCACTTCCGCCTCATGCGCCGCTCCGTTTTGGAACAGGTCGGCGGCATCAATGAGGATTTCAGGTGCGCCGAAGACTACGACCTGTGCCTGCGCCTGTCGGAGATCACGGAAATCCACCATATTCAAAAACCGCTCTACCAATACCGGGTTCACCCTCGGTCCATTTCCCATGAGATGCGTCTGGAACAGGTCCACTGGTCTCGGGAAGCAATTTCCAATGCGTTGAAGCGCAGAGGGCTGGCTGCCCGCTTCGAGGTCGACCTTCAGATTCGAGAACGCTTTTCCTTGAGAGGGAGAAACCTCGATGAGTGA